The following are encoded together in the Anaerostipes caccae L1-92 genome:
- the nusA gene encoding transcription termination factor NusA codes for MSELIDALNQLEKEKHIDKDVIMEAIENSLVAACKRDFGNADNVVVNMDRETGDIVVYAEKEVVETADGEDFDPALQISLAKAKAMDPKYELGDIVRVEITPKDFGRIAAMHARSVIVQKIKEEERRVVFDHFYCKEKDIVTGVVQRYVGENVSVSLDDKTDALLMKSEQIRGEVFQPTERIKLYIVEVKDTNRGPRILVSRTHPDLVKRLFEKEVAEIQDGIVEIKNIVREAGSRTKLAVWSNDPNVDPVGACVGMNGARVNAIVNDLKGEKIDIINWNEDPCVYIENALSPSKVVSVSVDVEEKSAQVVVPDYQLSLAIGKEGQNARLAARLTGYKIDIKSESQAEEEEELQGYEDYESEEMADESMAYDDENAVEDELLSEESEYIDE; via the coding sequence ATGAGTGAATTAATTGATGCATTAAACCAGTTAGAAAAAGAAAAACATATTGATAAAGACGTCATTATGGAAGCGATTGAAAATTCCCTGGTTGCTGCATGCAAAAGAGACTTTGGAAATGCAGACAATGTGGTGGTCAATATGGACCGTGAGACCGGAGATATTGTCGTATATGCAGAAAAAGAAGTCGTGGAAACCGCAGACGGGGAAGATTTTGACCCGGCGCTCCAGATCAGTCTTGCCAAAGCAAAAGCAATGGACCCTAAATATGAGCTGGGTGATATTGTCCGCGTGGAGATAACACCGAAAGATTTTGGAAGAATTGCTGCTATGCACGCCAGAAGTGTCATTGTACAGAAGATCAAAGAAGAAGAAAGAAGAGTTGTCTTTGATCATTTTTACTGCAAGGAAAAAGACATTGTCACAGGCGTGGTACAGCGCTATGTCGGCGAAAACGTCAGTGTCAGCCTGGATGACAAGACAGATGCACTTCTGATGAAGTCCGAACAGATCAGAGGCGAAGTATTCCAGCCCACGGAACGGATCAAACTTTACATTGTAGAAGTAAAAGACACCAACCGCGGACCCCGGATCTTAGTGTCCCGTACACATCCGGATCTTGTAAAGCGTCTTTTTGAAAAAGAGGTAGCCGAGATCCAGGACGGCATCGTAGAGATTAAGAACATCGTCCGCGAAGCCGGTTCCAGAACAAAGCTTGCCGTCTGGTCCAATGATCCTAACGTAGATCCTGTCGGTGCCTGTGTCGGCATGAACGGTGCCAGAGTCAACGCGATCGTCAATGACTTAAAAGGTGAAAAGATCGATATCATCAACTGGAATGAAGATCCTTGTGTCTATATCGAAAATGCGCTGAGTCCGTCTAAGGTTGTATCTGTATCCGTAGACGTGGAGGAAAAAAGTGCTCAGGTTGTCGTTCCGGATTATCAGTTATCACTGGCTATCGGAAAAGAGGGGCAGAACGCAAGACTCGCTGCAAGGCTGACCGGCTATAAAATCGATATCAAAAGTGAATCTCAGGCTGAGGAAGAAGAGGAACTCCAAGGTTATGAAGATTACGAATCCGAAGAAATGGCAGATGAATCCATGGCTTACGATGATGAAAATGCCGTGGAAGATGAGCTCCTTTCCGAAGAATCTGAATATATTGACGAATAA
- the rnpM gene encoding RNase P modulator RnpM codes for MNKKTPMRKCIGCQESKAKKDLVRVVKPKDGDIFIDPTGKSNGRGAYICRSLSCLKKARKSKGLDRSFKTSISEEVYDALEKEMMDLES; via the coding sequence ATGAACAAGAAAACTCCGATGAGAAAATGCATTGGATGTCAGGAATCAAAAGCGAAAAAAGACCTTGTTAGAGTGGTAAAACCCAAGGATGGAGATATCTTCATCGATCCCACCGGCAAGTCCAACGGACGCGGCGCTTATATCTGCCGTTCTCTCTCCTGCCTGAAAAAAGCGAGAAAGTCAAAAGGTCTTGACCGTTCTTTTAAGACATCGATTTCCGAGGAAGTCTATGACGCGCTGGAAAAGGAGATGATGGATCTTGAATCATAA
- a CDS encoding L7Ae/L30e/S12e/Gadd45 family ribosomal protein — MNHKILSLLGLAARSRNLVSGEFAVEKSVKSGHAYMVLAANDASENTKKMYRNMCEYYHVPLYFFSDRSELGHAIGKEFRAAVAVEDQGFAKAIRGKLENSKIE, encoded by the coding sequence TTGAATCATAAAATTCTGTCTCTTCTCGGATTAGCAGCCCGATCGAGAAATTTGGTAAGCGGAGAATTTGCGGTAGAAAAATCCGTAAAATCCGGCCATGCATACATGGTCCTTGCGGCCAATGATGCTTCCGAAAATACGAAAAAGATGTACCGGAATATGTGCGAATACTATCATGTGCCGCTGTATTTTTTCAGCGACAGAAGCGAACTTGGCCACGCCATCGGAAAAGAATTCCGTGCGGCGGTAGCTGTGGAAGATCAGGGATTTGCAAAGGCCATTCGCGGGAAACTCGAAAATAGTAAAATTGAATAA